A region of the Microcystis aeruginosa FD4 genome:
CCCGCAAAACCACGGGTAAAGCGGCGTTAGAACTAGCAGTACCGAAAGCTAAGGATAAAGATTCCGATAAAGAAGCAAAAAAGCGTCGAGGTTCTCCTTTGAGGGCAAAAAGGAGCAAAACATACACCTCAATCATCAAGGCACTAGCCAAAAACAGACCAAAAACATAGAAAAAAAGTCTCGCCACTAATTCTAATCCCTGGGTGGCGATAACCGAAGCAATCAGGGCAAATACCCCCACAGGTGCTAGATAAAGAATCACCGATAGGATTCTCTCGCTGATTAGATAAAGACTGTCTATCAAGAGAATAAAAGGTTTTGCCCCTTCTTTGGCCAGTCCGATGCCGATACTAAATAAAACTCCCGTCACGATTACCTGTAAAAGATTGCCCCCGGTAAGAGCTTCTAGGGGATTAACCGGGATTAAGCTAATCAGCCAATCTCTCAAGGATACCGGTGCATTAGTGGTCATGGCGGCATTAGTGGCAAATCCCTCTAAACCTATCCCCGGTTTTAATAGCAACGCCGTGGCCATGCCAATTAATAGTGCAAATGTACTGGTTAACAGATAACCAGTCATCAATCTGAGTAAATATCTACCGATCCGCGCCGCATTCTGTACCCGGGTTAATCCTAAAATAAGGGAAGAAAAAACGATCGGAACCACCACAAATTGAATTAAGCGCAGAAAAACCTGTCCCACCGGCGTGAGAATATAGTCATCTAAAGGCAGAATTAGCGCAGGAAAAAAGCCATTAAGCAGCGCACCGAAAACAATTCCCGCACCGAGGGCGACTAAGATCAGGGTAGATAAATTCATCGGAAATCTTGGGTCTGAAACCCCGCCGTTCTACGGCGGCTCTGTGTTAAATTGTATACGGTCACTAGCCCACCCGTAACGTAAAGAGAAAAGATAGCCTAAAACTGACGAAATCTGCTTCACACCAATGGCGCAAAAAGCTCAGTAGACCAAGAAAAGAGACTAAAGCAATCATGGACATTCTAAACTTTGAATCAACCAACAGAGAATTCCGTTTAGATTTCAACACATAAGAACCGCAGGAGGGTGCATCTCGTATTTGTAAAAATATCATCTGGACAAGACACCATTAAGATAGGCACAACGTAAAGGTAGAAGAGAAGAAATGTTCTCATTTTCCGCTTTCCAATTTGTTTAATCCCCGATTCAATCGCACCTGAACCTAGAGAAAAAACCTGTTCTTTTTGGGAATAATCATCATTAATCAGGCAATGTTTATGAGTTGCCAAATATTGGCAAAAATTCTCTGTCTCTTTTTTTTCAACCCAGAAAACAATTTCTCTGAGGAGTCGTGTGATGTTTTCAGATCACCCACGGTTTTGGGGTGTCAAACCATCCACCCAGGGCTTACGGTCGAATCTATTCTCAATAAGTCTTACTTGTTGCTGTGACTAATTAGAGCTTGCTGAAAAAGTTTGTTGGTGGGGTTAGGAGTCGGTCGTTAGGAGTCAGGATTCGGTCGGGGAAGTCAGAATAACAGAATGACCTCGTGCGCCAGGAAGCAGAACCCTTTATGTTCTTGCGTAGCGAGCGCTTTGCGTTCGCCTCCGGAAAGTGCAAGGGTTTTGAGTCCCTCCGCTCGATTTCTCGCAGAAGTTATTAAAAGATGGCGAA
Encoded here:
- a CDS encoding dicarboxylate/amino acid:cation symporter, with product MNLSTLILVALGAGIVFGALLNGFFPALILPLDDYILTPVGQVFLRLIQFVVVPIVFSSLILGLTRVQNAARIGRYLLRLMTGYLLTSTFALLIGMATALLLKPGIGLEGFATNAAMTTNAPVSLRDWLISLIPVNPLEALTGGNLLQVIVTGVLFSIGIGLAKEGAKPFILLIDSLYLISERILSVILYLAPVGVFALIASVIATQGLELVARLFFYVFGLFLASALMIEVYVLLLFALKGEPRRFFASLSESLSLAFGTASSNAALPVVLREIQEYGLPEDIASFAIPLGTVLKRDGSAILQGFNALFIAQVYGVPLSPSLLLAIALSGLLVSFSTPGVPGSALITMTTVLSAAGLPLEGVALVAGVDRLTDGFKTVLNVIGNTVNAILLNYWE